A single region of the Nicotiana sylvestris chromosome 6, ASM39365v2, whole genome shotgun sequence genome encodes:
- the LOC104238077 gene encoding probable inactive histone-lysine N-methyltransferase SUVR2, whose protein sequence is MPTNPRVAKAFRTMKDIGISEEKVKPVLKSLLKLYDKNWALIEEENYRALADAIFEKEEAEAAESKKPENIEQEEVLEEEAVDEEPERPLKRSRLRHQEGQASSSANNSSSVSAGASFKMPKVEEEAELPGTNFQGRSQGPQLNNRTSAAESLSVPCLTYARNKGKQPVSPKASMLPEKSGPSQPAGPERYQPNSDDRVENDTNSRRNHRKGKEPQTAQIMPREKSLVLGNASHASNLKEPQGEPGIELSPKQKMLDTHAFVKPKDEPYDLDSPQFEVPIAVIHPEPSNNKGSSSGNASRREPETSETLAAGLRGGREADEDIPTSSNGLETSHELVKVQNRCYSNIHIASSTFGEVKVSIGCDSALGRSDFHLPSLEAVLKLVEAKCLKSYKVPDPNFSVTKLMKDMCECFLELGSQYNHELQETRNVDAENDIGYRSIALVSSNGSINSELDSGEAQPEKPQLPPPCNGHTNGTKADQTTSEGNCGSAPGINQNILEHATSQSSGPLSGCIELAGMEAQPEKPQLPPPCNGHNNSTSTDQIASAGNCGSAPEIDQNVLEHVTSQSPVAVCESTPDEAVSCFVEDITKGQEKVMISLVNQVNSKSPPPFHYIAQNVVFQNAYLNFSLARIGDNNSCSTCCDDCLSLSTPCACAYESGGDFAYTKEGLVKEELLKESISMNRDPKKHCQFFCKECPLERSKNEDIIEPCKGHLVRNFIKECWWKCGCNKQCGNRVVQRGISRKLQVFMTPEGKGWGLRTLEDLPRGAFVCEYVGEVLTNAELFSRVSQSPNSEEHSYPVLLDADWGSEGVLKDEEALCLDATFFGNVARFINHRCFDSNMVEIPVEIETPDHHYYHLAFFTTRKVKALEELTWDYGIDFDDHEHPVKAFRCQCGSKFCRNMKRPRRSRARRGW, encoded by the exons ATGCCGACAAATCCAAGAGTTGCAAAAGCATTTCGTACTATGAAGGATATTGGAATCTCTGAAGAAAAGGTGAAGCCAGTATTGAAGAGCCTTCTAAAATTGTATGACAAGAACTGGGCGCTTATTGAAGAAGAGAATTACAGAGCACTTGCAGATGCTATATTTGAGAAAGAGGAGGCAGAG GCAGCAGAAAGTAAGAAGCCGGAGAATATTGAA CAAGAGGAGGTTTTGGAGGAAGAAGCAGTGGATGAGGAGCCTGAAAGACCCTTAAAGAGATCACGATTAAGACATCAAGAAGGTCAAGCTTCATCTTCTGCTAACAATTCTAGCTCTGTTTCAGCTGGGGCTTCATTCAAAATGCCGAAAGTGGAGGAGGAAGCTGAGCTACCTGGAACTAATTTCCAGGGTCGCTCACAAGGCCCTCAGCTGAATAATAGAACATCAGCAGCTGAGTCCCTATCTGTCCCATGTCTGACATATGCCAGAAACAAAGGGAAGCAACCAGTCTCACCTAAAGCTTCGATGTTGCCGGAAAAGTCTGGTCCCAGTCAGCCTGCTGGTCCTGAGAGATATCAGCCTAATAGTGATGACAGAGTGGAAAATGATACTAATTCTCGGCGGAATCATCGCAAAGGGAAGGAACCTCAAACAGCTCAAATCATGCCCAGGGAGAAAAGTTTAGTCCTTGGGAATGCTTCTCATGCATCAAACCTCAAAGAGCCACAGGGTGAGCCTGGCATCGAGCTGTCTCCGAAACAGAAGATGTTGGATACTCATGCTTTTGTCAAGCCTAAGGATGAACCATATGATCTTGATAGCCCACAGTTCGAGGTTCCTATTGCTGTTATTCACCCTG AGccatcaaacaacaaaggttcttCAAGTGGTAATGCCTCAAGAAGAGAGCCAGAAACTTCTGAAACCTTAGCAGCAGGACTGAGAGGCGGAAGAGAAGCAGATGAGGACATTCCAACTTCATCAAATGGACTGGAAACAAGTCATGAGCTAGTAAAAGTGCAGAACAGGTGTTATTCTAACATACATATTGCCTCCTCAACTTTTGGAGAGGTAAAAGTCTCTATAGGTTGTGACTCAGCTCTTGGTAGATCAGACTTCCATTTGCCTAGTCTAGAGGCTGTTCTGAAATTGGTGGAGGctaaatgtcttaaatcatacaAAGTCCCGGACCCTAACTTTTCTGTGACAAAGCTGATGAAAGACATGTGTGAGTGCTTTTTGGAACTGGGAAGTCAGTACAATCATGAATTGCAAGAAACTAGAAATGTGGATGCAGAAAATGATATTGGTTATAGAAGCATTGCTCTAGTTTCTTCAAATGGATCTATAAATTCAGAACTTGATTCTGGTGAGGCTCAACCAGAGAAACCACAACTCCCTCCTCCTTGTAATGGTCACACTAATGGCACCAAAGCTGATCAAACAACATCTGAGGGGAATTGTGGTAGTGCTCCAGGGATTAATCAAAATATTCTTGAACATGCTACGTCTCAGAGTTCGGGGCCTCTAAGTGGATGTATAGAACTTGCTGGTATGGAGGCTCAACCAGAAAAACCACAGCTCCCTCCTCCTTGTAATGGTCACAACAACAGCACCTCAACTGATCAAATAGCATCTGCGGGAAACTGTGGTAGTGCTCCAGAGATTGATCAGAATGTTCTTGAACATGTTACTTCTCAAAGTCCGGTGGCTGTGTGTGAATCAACTCCAGATGAAGCAGTTTCTTGTTTTGTTGAAGATATAACCAAGGGGCAAGAGAAGGTTATGATTTCATTGGTGAATCAAGTTAATAGCAAAAGCCCGCCACCCTTTCACTACATAGCTCAAAATGTGGTTTTCCAGAATGCATATCTGAATTTCTCTCTGGCTCGTATTGGTGATAACAACAGTTGTTCAACTTGCTGTGATGATTGTTTGTCACTGTCAACACCTTGTGCATGCGCATACGAAAGTGGTGGTGATTTTGCTTACACAAAAGAAGGCCTTGTCAAAGAGGAGCTTCTTAAAGAGAGTATTTCTATGAATCGTGACCCTAAGAAACACTGCCAATTCTTTTGCAAAGAATGCCCATTGGAAAGATCGAAAAACGAGGATATTATAGAACCTTGTAAAGGTCATCTAGTGAGGAACTTCATCAAAGAGTGTTGGTGGAAATGTGGCTGTAATAAACAGTGTGGGAATCGTGTGGTACAGCGAGGTATTAGCCGCAAGTTACAG GTGTTTATGACTCCTGAAGGGAAAGGGTGGGGCTTACGTACCCTTGAGGACCTTCCAAGAGGTGCTTTTGTTTGCGAGTATGTGGGAGAAGTGCTTACGAACGCAGAACTATTTTCTCGCGTTTCACAAAGCCCCAATAGTGAGGAACATTCTTATCCTGTGCTGCTTGATGCTGACTGGGGTTCAGAGGGCGTCTTAAAGGATGAAGAAGCCCTTTGTTTGGATGCGACATTTTTCGGGAATGTAGCCAGGTTTATCAATCACAG ATGTTTTGATTCAAATATGGTTGAAATACCAGTTGAAATAGAGACTCCAGATCACCACTACTATCAT CTTGCCTTTTTCACTACAAGAAAGGTTAAGGCATTGGAAGAGCTCACTTGG GATTACGGTATTGATTTTGATGACCATGAACATCCAGTAAAAGCATTTAGATGCCAGTGTGGTAGCAAGTTCTGCCGAAATATGAAACGTCCGAGAA GATCCAGAGCAAGGAGAGGATGGTAA
- the LOC104238078 gene encoding uncharacterized protein codes for MYSTHVTSFISTPFVTLKNTHTHTKVLHPKLCTSTPRMSLNQNPNTNLITTITKLLWGQSLPPQLLISTVRSTWSTTWHLMMSQLAPSDPTGSYTRPTSQFRINSNPKFSKNLHLYVGLPCPWAHRTLIVRALKGLEDSIPVSIASPGIDGSWEFRVHTDPNKGKLVPGLDKANGCKTLREVYKLTRGGYNGRSTVPMLWDVERKEVFCNESYDIIEFFNSGLNGIAGNPELDLSPAALKDEIRKWNEIIYPNVNNGVYRCGFAQSQEAYDKAAEGLFRTLEMLEDHLGGSRYLCGDVLTLADVCLFTTLIRFDVVYNVLFKCTKKKLIEFPSLHGYLRDIYQIPKVAETCNMGQMMEGYYNILFPLNPGGIKPLMPSGCEDEVLSTPHNRGSLQSEAKVVQHSIS; via the exons ATGTATTCTACCCATGTCACCTCCTTCATCTCCACCCCTTTTGTTACATTAAAAAACACGCACACACACACTAAAGTTCTTCATCCTAAGCTATGCACCTCAACTCCAAGAATGTCACTTAACCAAAATCCGAACACCAATCTCATAACCACCATTACTAAGCTTCTATGGGGTCAATCCCTACCACCCCAGCTCCTCATCTCCACCGTCCGTTCCACATGGTCCACCACGTGGCACCTCATGATGTCTCAGCTCGCTCCATCCGACCCAACCGGCTCCTACACCCGACCCACTTCTCAATTTCGTATAAATTCTAACCCCAAATTCTCCAAAAATCTCCACCTTTACGTGGGTCTGCCTTGTCCTTGGGCCCACCGAACTCTAATTGTCCGAGCTCTTAAGGGTCTAGAAGATTCTATTCCGGTCTCCATTGCTTCTCCGGGTATCGACGGGTCATGGGAATTCCGGGTTCATACTGACCCGAATAAGGGTAAGCTTGTTCCGGGTTTGGATAAAGCCAATGGGTGTAAAACTTTGAGAGAGGTGTATAAGCTGACACGTGGAGGTTATAATGGTCGGTCCACTGTACCAATGTTGTGGGACGTGGAGAGAAAGGAGGTTTTTTGTAATGAAAGTTATGATATTATTGAATTTTTCAATTCGGGTTTGAATGGAATTGCAGGGAATCCTGAATTGGATCTTTCACCAGCTGCATTGAAAGATGAGATTCGAAAATGGAATGAGATTATCTATCCCAACGTTAACAATGGTGTGTACAG GTGTGGATTTGCACAAAGTCAAGAAGCATATGATAAGGCAGCAGAAGGGTTGTTTAGAACATTGGAGATGTTGGAGGATCATTTGGGGGGATCAAGGTATTTATGTGGGGATGTTTTGACACTTGCAGATGTATGCTTGTTCACTACTTTGATTCGGTTTGATGTCGTCTACAATGTGCTCTTCAAATGCACCAAAAAGAAGCTCATTGAATTTCCTAGCCTTCATGGATATCTCAGAGACATTTATCAG ATACCAAAGGTTGCAGAAACTTGCAATATGGGGCAAATGATGGAAGGTTACTACAATATTCTGTTCCCATTGAATCCAGGGGGTATTAAGCCTCTCATGCCTAGTGGTTGCGAGGATGAAGTACTCTCCACGCCGCATAATAGAGGCTCCCTACAATCGGAGGCAAAAGTTGTGCAGCATTCTATTTCTTAA